GACCGCGTGCACCGATAGAAGCGGCGTTGTGGGAGTTTCACTGAGCGCGTCCGTTGTCATGGTCACGCCGCCGCATTGGTTTGGGAGTCTGCATCGACGACCACGACGCGAACACCGTGCCCGCGCAGCATGTCGAGTGCGTCGCTTGGCGCGCCGGCGTCGGTGATCAGCGTATCGATGCGCGATAGCGGGCAGACGACAAGGCTACCGCGCGAGACAAACTTCGAGGAGTCGGCGAGCACGATCAGCTTGTCGGCCCGCTTCAGCAGTTTCGATTCGGCGCGGGCGAGCAGGGGATCGCCCTCGATCACGCCGAGCGGTGCGATCGAGATCGCACTCATGAACATCCGCGTCGCCGAATAGTGCTGGATCGCATCCTCCTCAAAGGGCGAGACGATCATGCCCTGCTCACGATAGACCTCGCCCCCCGGCAAGGCGACGCGACATTTCGATGTGTGGATCAGCGCTTCGGCGAGCAGATAGGAATTGGTCAACACCTTC
This genomic stretch from Bradyrhizobium sp. CCGB12 harbors:
- a CDS encoding DeoR/GlpR family DNA-binding transcription regulator, translating into MHERERWQVIKALLRERSLVRIADACRATGVSEASIRRDFARLAEQGVAIRVHGGLEALPDTANVPGAVLSLATRSFDISQALNIDAKRAIAKAAVALCADGETIIINGGSTTYQMGEYLRERRLKVLTNSYLLAEALIHTSKCRVALPGGEVYREQGMIVSPFEEDAIQHYSATRMFMSAISIAPLGVIEGDPLLARAESKLLKRADKLIVLADSSKFVSRGSLVVCPLSRIDTLITDAGAPSDALDMLRGHGVRVVVVDADSQTNAAA